Proteins encoded within one genomic window of Mycolicibacterium monacense:
- a CDS encoding ABC transporter substrate-binding protein, whose amino-acid sequence MRRDAVQAAGLALIVALLLAVTGCSTAERVDLGDATSGNLVAAIAGEPDQLDPHKTSAYFSFEVLENVFDTLVEPDAALEMRPALAESWEVSPDQRVWTFHLRRGVTFHDGSPFTADDVVYSYRRIIDEELTNVDKFSAVTDVTAVDPATVRITVDKPTPNLLTNLGGFKGMAIVSRANVESGRIATHPVGTGPFSFAGATSGDSITLRANPSFWGGPPRISGVTFRFISEPSTALSALQAGEIDWTDSVPPQRVSQLRDDESLRLAVTPSNDYWYLALNEARAPWNDVRVRQAIAYGIDREAIVAATSYGTAAENQLAIPEGNPWYTPYDRYSADLEKARSLLAEANAEPDRLDMLVTSEYPETVTAAQIIADNLAPLGITVDIRTVDFATWLDEQNNGNFDMLMMGWLGNIDPDDFYYAQHHTNGTSNAQKFSDPEVDRLLDAGRVETDRDARHDVYAKAATRIADEVSYIYLYNPSVIQAWTPALSGYEARRDGAVRFRDAVLGEDESS is encoded by the coding sequence ATGCGGCGTGACGCGGTGCAGGCTGCCGGCCTGGCCCTGATCGTGGCGCTGCTGCTGGCGGTCACGGGCTGTTCCACCGCAGAACGCGTAGACCTCGGTGACGCCACCTCGGGCAATCTCGTAGCCGCGATCGCGGGCGAACCCGACCAACTCGACCCGCACAAGACCAGCGCGTACTTCTCGTTCGAGGTGCTCGAGAACGTGTTCGACACCCTGGTCGAACCCGACGCCGCCCTCGAGATGCGCCCGGCGCTCGCCGAGAGCTGGGAGGTCAGCCCCGACCAGCGGGTGTGGACGTTCCACCTGCGGCGCGGCGTGACCTTCCACGACGGCTCGCCGTTCACCGCCGACGACGTCGTCTACTCCTACCGCCGCATCATCGACGAGGAACTCACCAACGTCGACAAGTTCAGCGCCGTCACCGACGTCACCGCCGTCGACCCCGCCACCGTGCGCATCACCGTCGACAAACCCACCCCGAACCTGCTGACCAACCTCGGCGGGTTCAAGGGGATGGCGATCGTGTCGCGGGCCAACGTCGAGAGCGGACGCATCGCCACCCATCCCGTCGGGACCGGACCGTTCTCGTTCGCCGGCGCCACCAGCGGTGACTCGATCACGTTGCGCGCCAACCCCTCGTTCTGGGGTGGACCGCCCCGCATCTCGGGGGTCACGTTCCGGTTCATCTCCGAACCGTCGACGGCGTTGTCGGCCCTGCAGGCAGGCGAGATCGACTGGACCGACTCGGTTCCCCCGCAACGGGTTTCGCAGCTGCGTGACGACGAGTCCCTGCGCCTCGCCGTCACACCGAGCAATGACTACTGGTATCTGGCGCTCAACGAGGCGCGTGCCCCGTGGAACGACGTGCGGGTGCGCCAGGCGATCGCCTACGGCATCGACCGCGAGGCGATCGTCGCCGCCACGAGCTACGGCACCGCGGCCGAGAATCAGCTCGCGATCCCCGAGGGCAACCCCTGGTACACCCCGTACGACCGGTACTCCGCCGATCTCGAGAAGGCCAGGAGCCTGCTGGCCGAGGCGAACGCCGAACCGGACCGGCTCGACATGCTGGTCACCAGCGAGTATCCCGAGACGGTCACCGCCGCGCAGATCATCGCCGACAACCTCGCCCCGCTGGGGATCACGGTCGACATCCGCACCGTGGACTTCGCCACCTGGCTCGACGAACAGAACAACGGCAACTTCGACATGCTGATGATGGGTTGGCTCGGCAACATCGACCCCGACGACTTCTACTACGCCCAGCACCACACGAACGGCACCAGCAACGCCCAGAAGTTCTCCGACCCGGAGGTGGACCGCCTGCTCGACGCCGGCCGCGTGGAGACCGACCGCGACGCGCGCCACGACGTCTACGCCAAGGCCGCCACCCGCATCGCCGACGAGGTCAGCTACATCTACCTCTACAACCCGTCGGTCATCCAGGCCTGGACCCCGGCCC
- a CDS encoding 3-oxoacyl-ACP reductase family protein: MTAAVEQRLAGRRALVTGGSRGIGAEIVRRLAFEGAAVAFTYGSSVSDADKVVVDVSRGGGRVLPIRADSSDAGQIASAVDETVTRLGGLDILVNNAGVAHLGAVESFPLDQFDRLVAVNVRGVFVAIQCAVPHLGDGGRIINIGSVNADRVPSPGLSVYAMTKAAVAGLTRGLARELGPRGITVNTVAPGPIATDMNPAEGEFADAAREIIAVGHYGNPTDVAGVASYLAGPDAGYVTGANWTVDGGFTA, encoded by the coding sequence ATGACGGCTGCGGTGGAACAGAGACTGGCCGGTCGGCGGGCGCTGGTGACCGGCGGATCACGCGGTATCGGCGCGGAGATCGTGCGCCGGCTGGCCTTCGAGGGGGCGGCCGTGGCGTTCACGTACGGGTCGTCGGTGAGCGATGCGGACAAGGTCGTGGTCGACGTGTCCCGCGGTGGCGGCCGGGTGTTGCCGATCCGCGCGGACAGTTCGGACGCCGGGCAGATCGCCTCGGCGGTCGACGAGACGGTCACCCGCCTCGGCGGCCTCGACATCCTGGTCAACAACGCCGGGGTGGCCCATCTCGGCGCGGTCGAGTCGTTTCCGCTCGACCAGTTCGACCGCCTGGTGGCGGTCAATGTCCGCGGCGTGTTCGTGGCGATCCAGTGCGCGGTCCCGCATCTCGGCGACGGCGGGCGCATCATCAACATCGGCAGCGTCAACGCCGACCGGGTCCCGTCGCCCGGTCTGTCGGTGTACGCGATGACGAAGGCCGCGGTGGCGGGGCTGACCCGCGGCCTGGCCCGCGAACTCGGGCCGCGCGGCATCACGGTCAACACCGTCGCGCCCGGGCCGATCGCGACGGACATGAACCCCGCCGAAGGCGAGTTCGCCGACGCGGCAAGGGAAATCATCGCCGTCGGGCATTACGGGAACCCCACCGACGTGGCGGGCGTGGCGAGCTACCTGGCCGGCCCCGACGCCGGCTACGTGACCGGCGCCAACTGGACAGTCGACGGCGGGTTCACCGCCTGA
- a CDS encoding NAD(P)H-dependent amine dehydrogenase family protein yields the protein MTKRIVVWGTGFVGKMVIAEIDRHPLFELVGVGVSNPAKVGRDAGEICGLGHPIGVTATDDVDALIALDPDALVHFGPTAAHADANIAVITRFLRAGIDVCSTAMTPWVWPTMHLNPPEWIMPVTEACELGESSCFTTGIDPGFANDLFPMTLMGVCSEVKRVRAAELLDYTNYTGDYENEMGIGRPPGHRALLETPDILVFAWGATVPMIAQAAGIMLDEITTTYDKWVTPTERTSAKGVIEAGSVAAVRFTINGVYRGETRIQLEHVNRIGADAAPDWPSGTQNDVYRVEIDGTPSIVQETAFRFTDGSGRDAAAAGCLATGMRALNAVPAVNDLRPGWVTALDLPLIAGAGTIR from the coding sequence ATGACCAAACGGATCGTCGTGTGGGGCACCGGCTTCGTCGGCAAGATGGTGATCGCCGAGATCGACCGGCATCCGCTCTTCGAGCTCGTCGGCGTCGGGGTGAGCAACCCGGCCAAGGTCGGACGCGACGCGGGGGAGATCTGCGGGCTCGGCCACCCGATCGGCGTGACCGCCACCGACGACGTCGACGCGCTCATCGCGCTCGACCCCGACGCCCTGGTGCACTTCGGGCCCACCGCCGCACATGCCGACGCCAACATCGCGGTGATCACCCGCTTCCTGCGCGCGGGTATCGACGTGTGCTCGACGGCGATGACGCCGTGGGTGTGGCCCACCATGCACCTCAACCCGCCCGAGTGGATCATGCCGGTGACCGAGGCGTGCGAACTCGGTGAATCGTCGTGTTTCACCACCGGCATCGACCCCGGTTTCGCCAACGACCTGTTCCCCATGACGCTGATGGGTGTGTGCTCAGAGGTCAAGCGCGTCCGCGCGGCCGAACTGCTCGACTACACCAACTACACCGGCGACTACGAGAACGAGATGGGCATCGGCAGGCCACCCGGGCACCGCGCGCTGCTCGAAACCCCCGACATCCTCGTATTCGCTTGGGGGGCAACGGTTCCGATGATCGCTCAGGCGGCGGGCATCATGCTCGACGAGATCACCACCACCTACGACAAGTGGGTCACGCCGACGGAGCGCACGAGCGCCAAGGGCGTCATCGAGGCGGGCAGCGTCGCCGCGGTCCGGTTCACCATCAACGGCGTCTACCGCGGCGAGACCCGCATCCAGCTCGAACACGTCAACCGCATCGGCGCCGACGCCGCACCTGACTGGCCGTCGGGAACGCAGAACGACGTCTACCGCGTCGAGATCGACGGCACGCCGAGCATCGTGCAGGAGACCGCGTTCCGCTTCACCGACGGCTCCGGACGCGACGCCGCCGCCGCCGGCTGCCTGGCCACCGGCATGCGGGCGCTCAACGCGGTGCCCGCCGTCAACGACCTGCGGCCGGGGTGGGTCACGGCACTGGATTTACCGTTGATCGCCGGAGCGGGCACAATTCGCTGA
- a CDS encoding Hsp70 family protein, producing the protein MTDATGLSIGATALTAVVVDRAAVRRSPVLTLFPHRPPEVGVPSENPRLDERGLVITDFVDRVGDPVGILAADGTSHRGATLVADALRALLYALPRGHEPGAPIGVTHPAHWHAGSVDALRAALAEIAEFGPATPVLPDAAAALTALQAEPGLPTRGLIALCDFGGSGTSITVVDAADGYRPVAPTVRHLDLSGDLIDQALLTHVLAGVPDSADLSGTSAIGSLTRLRGQCRAAKERLSTDTVTALSAELPGSAGEVRVTRTELDDVVRGPLAEFVDVLRHTIERTGARPADLAAVATAGGGARIPIVTTALSENFRVPVVTTPRPELSAAIGAGLTAVRGPDDDHTALAAAAPLTAAAPAAFENAESGTFGALAWSDADDIPDVAPAAYEADPAADPQDLRPRLMFGAAESAADDRPAVVPWYRRTPVALAIGAAAVLAALAAAVFLVNRDDGDAPATTDTTTPVTTTTEGPAPAAPPPVDNPEPQAPAPETVTQQAPPPAATEAPPPPPAQEPPPPPPAEEPPPPPPAEEPPPPPPTTQPPPVIPTLPYTTIPGLPFVPAPPGFGG; encoded by the coding sequence ATGACGGACGCAACCGGGCTGTCGATCGGGGCCACCGCACTGACGGCGGTGGTCGTGGACCGCGCGGCCGTGCGGCGCTCACCGGTGCTGACGCTGTTCCCGCACCGGCCGCCGGAGGTCGGCGTGCCGAGCGAGAACCCCCGCCTCGACGAGCGCGGGCTCGTCATCACCGACTTCGTCGACCGCGTCGGGGACCCGGTCGGCATCCTCGCCGCCGACGGGACCAGCCACCGCGGCGCGACGCTGGTGGCCGATGCGCTGCGGGCCCTGCTCTATGCGCTGCCCCGCGGTCACGAACCGGGCGCACCGATAGGGGTCACCCACCCGGCCCACTGGCACGCCGGATCCGTCGACGCGCTGCGCGCCGCCCTGGCCGAGATCGCCGAGTTCGGCCCGGCCACCCCCGTCCTGCCCGACGCGGCGGCCGCGCTGACGGCGTTGCAGGCCGAACCGGGTCTGCCCACCCGCGGCCTGATCGCGCTCTGCGACTTCGGCGGCTCGGGGACGAGCATCACCGTGGTGGACGCCGCCGACGGATATCGACCCGTCGCCCCGACCGTCCGCCATCTCGACCTGTCCGGTGACCTGATCGATCAGGCGCTGCTGACGCACGTCCTCGCCGGTGTCCCTGACTCGGCGGACCTGTCCGGAACGTCGGCGATCGGCTCACTGACCCGGTTGCGGGGCCAGTGCCGCGCCGCCAAGGAGCGGTTGTCGACCGACACGGTGACCGCGTTGAGCGCCGAACTGCCGGGCAGCGCCGGCGAGGTCCGGGTCACGCGTACCGAACTCGACGACGTGGTGCGCGGCCCACTCGCCGAATTCGTCGACGTGCTGCGCCACACCATCGAGCGCACCGGTGCGCGACCGGCCGACCTGGCCGCGGTGGCCACTGCAGGCGGGGGTGCGCGCATACCGATCGTCACGACCGCCCTGTCGGAGAACTTCCGCGTCCCTGTGGTCACCACCCCGCGGCCGGAACTGTCGGCCGCGATCGGTGCCGGGCTGACCGCCGTGCGCGGGCCCGACGACGACCACACCGCACTCGCCGCGGCAGCCCCGCTCACGGCGGCCGCGCCGGCCGCGTTCGAAAACGCCGAATCGGGCACCTTCGGAGCGCTGGCGTGGTCGGACGCCGACGACATCCCCGATGTCGCACCCGCCGCCTACGAGGCCGACCCGGCCGCCGACCCGCAGGATCTTCGGCCGCGACTGATGTTCGGCGCCGCCGAGTCCGCCGCGGACGACCGGCCCGCCGTGGTGCCGTGGTACCGGCGGACGCCGGTGGCGCTGGCGATCGGGGCGGCGGCAGTGCTCGCGGCGCTCGCCGCGGCGGTGTTCCTGGTCAACCGCGACGACGGTGACGCACCCGCGACGACGGACACCACCACCCCTGTGACGACGACCACCGAGGGCCCGGCGCCGGCCGCGCCACCGCCGGTCGACAATCCCGAACCCCAGGCCCCCGCGCCCGAGACCGTCACCCAGCAGGCGCCACCGCCGGCGGCCACCGAGGCGCCACCGCCGCCGCCGGCCCAGGAGCCGCCACCGCCACCGCCGGCCGAGGAGCCGCCGCCCCCGCCGCCGGCCGAAGAGCCGCCACCCCCGCCGCCCACCACGCAGCCGCCGCCGGTGATCCCGACGTTGCCCTACACCACGATCCCGGGTCTGCCGTTCGTCCCGGCACCTCCCGGCTTCGGCGGTTAG
- a CDS encoding DJ-1/PfpI family protein codes for MDAQIVLFDGFDPLDVIAPFEVLVAGSDAVGGDLTVELVSAEGPRPVVSGSRGLVLHATSGLDPHRPGFVIVPGAAGPIEGDPDEGVETIPVLLARFGDTVAIPLMRRAMADPEVTVATVCGGSLALAMAGLLEGRFAVTHHLGMDMLEATGAHAVPARVVDDGDLVTAAGVTSGLELALHLLDRSYGPQIAAAVESLFAYERRGTVWSNRGRIPVSV; via the coding sequence ATGGATGCCCAGATCGTGCTGTTCGACGGATTCGACCCACTCGACGTCATCGCGCCCTTCGAGGTCCTCGTCGCCGGCAGCGACGCCGTCGGGGGTGACCTGACCGTGGAACTCGTCTCCGCGGAGGGACCGCGGCCGGTGGTCAGCGGCAGCCGGGGCCTGGTCCTGCACGCGACGTCCGGATTGGACCCGCACCGGCCGGGTTTCGTGATCGTGCCGGGCGCCGCTGGGCCGATCGAGGGTGACCCCGACGAGGGGGTCGAGACCATCCCGGTCCTGTTGGCGCGCTTCGGCGATACGGTGGCGATCCCGCTGATGCGCCGGGCCATGGCCGATCCGGAGGTCACGGTGGCCACAGTCTGTGGCGGCTCCCTCGCCCTGGCCATGGCCGGTTTGCTCGAAGGCAGGTTCGCCGTCACCCACCACCTCGGCATGGACATGCTCGAGGCGACCGGCGCGCACGCCGTACCCGCCCGGGTGGTCGACGACGGCGACCTGGTCACCGCCGCGGGGGTCACCTCCGGGCTGGAGTTGGCGCTGCACCTGCTCGACCGCAGCTACGGCCCGCAGATCGCGGCCGCGGTCGAATCGCTGTTCGCCTATGAACGGCGCGGCACGGTGTGGAGCAACCGCGGCCGCATCCCGGTGTCGGTGTGA
- a CDS encoding GlxA family transcriptional regulator: MHTVAVLALPDVIAFDLATAVEVFGRARKTDGTTAYDVRVCATAAQVDAGPLRIGTDHGIDALADADTIVVPGCNDIGAEAPADVLETLRAAHAAGARVASICTGAFTVAAAGLLDGRRATTHWMAADAFRAAFPAVHLDPDVLYVDEGQVLTSAGASAGLDLCLHMVARDHGAAVAADSARMAVAPLHRGGGQAQFILRNRAATGPLAEHTRLDGVLAWLEEHAHRDLTLADIAQYASMSVRTLNRRFQAETGQTPMQWVTGVRVRHAQQLLETTGFGVERVGRQVGFSSPANFREQFRRLTGVAPLSYRNTFRERVAG; this comes from the coding sequence ATGCACACCGTCGCGGTCCTGGCCCTGCCGGACGTCATCGCCTTCGACCTCGCCACCGCCGTGGAGGTGTTCGGCCGCGCCCGAAAAACCGATGGCACAACGGCTTACGACGTTCGGGTCTGCGCCACCGCAGCGCAGGTCGACGCCGGGCCGCTGCGCATCGGCACCGACCACGGCATCGACGCGCTGGCCGACGCCGACACGATCGTGGTGCCGGGCTGCAACGACATCGGCGCCGAGGCGCCCGCCGACGTGCTGGAGACGTTGCGCGCCGCGCACGCCGCGGGTGCGCGGGTCGCGTCGATCTGCACCGGCGCCTTCACGGTGGCCGCGGCGGGGTTGCTCGACGGCAGGCGGGCCACCACCCACTGGATGGCCGCCGACGCGTTCCGCGCCGCGTTCCCGGCCGTGCATCTGGACCCGGACGTGCTCTACGTCGACGAGGGACAGGTGCTGACCTCGGCAGGCGCGTCGGCGGGTCTGGACCTGTGCCTGCACATGGTGGCGCGCGACCACGGCGCCGCGGTGGCCGCGGACTCCGCCCGCATGGCGGTCGCACCCCTGCACCGCGGCGGCGGGCAGGCGCAGTTCATCCTGCGCAACCGGGCGGCCACCGGTCCGCTCGCCGAACACACCCGCCTCGACGGCGTACTGGCCTGGCTCGAAGAGCACGCCCACCGGGACCTGACGCTCGCCGACATCGCGCAGTACGCGTCGATGAGCGTGCGCACGCTGAACCGGCGCTTTCAGGCCGAGACCGGTCAGACCCCGATGCAGTGGGTGACCGGGGTGCGGGTCCGGCACGCCCAGCAACTCCTGGAGACCACCGGTTTCGGCGTCGAACGCGTCGGCCGCCAGGTCGGGTTCAGCTCACCGGCGAACTTCCGCGAACAGTTCCGCCGGCTCACCGGCGTCGCACCGCTGAGCTACCGCAACACGTTCCGGGAGCGCGTCGCCGGCTGA
- a CDS encoding class I SAM-dependent methyltransferase, with product MPESSVVVRPQPMDSAYFTAGSRLQAAGLRPAIALFEQAARVVPLPAPPQPIAIADYGAATAHNSLLPICAAIAVLRTRTTREHSVLVAHTDVPENDFTAMFRTLTEDPDSYLRKDGASFASAVGRSFYSQILPSNSVTLGWSSYAIQWLSRVPAPVPDHLQVAHTAEEALRTAYARQAAHDWHEFIAFRGRELCPGGRLVVMTMGIGEDGEYGYRPLLAALTDSLTELAGRGLVRQDEVVRMTIPTVSRRAADFMAPFAPSGRFERLEIEHLEIFDGEDRFFAQYRMDKDAKAFGDNWGQFARASVFPTMVGALDGGRDDPRAGQFLDRLEAGIAARLAAAPEQTQIPLAHLVLHKRPKNR from the coding sequence GTGCCCGAGTCCAGCGTCGTGGTCCGTCCGCAGCCGATGGACAGCGCCTACTTCACCGCCGGATCGCGGCTGCAGGCGGCCGGTCTGCGTCCGGCCATCGCCCTGTTCGAGCAGGCCGCTCGGGTGGTGCCGCTGCCCGCGCCGCCGCAGCCCATCGCGATCGCCGACTACGGCGCCGCCACCGCGCACAACTCGCTGCTGCCGATCTGCGCGGCGATCGCCGTCCTGCGCACCAGGACCACCCGCGAGCACTCGGTGCTGGTGGCGCACACCGACGTACCCGAGAACGACTTCACCGCGATGTTCCGCACGCTGACCGAGGACCCGGATTCGTATCTCCGCAAGGACGGCGCGTCGTTCGCGTCGGCGGTCGGCCGGTCGTTCTACTCGCAGATCCTGCCGTCCAACAGCGTGACCCTGGGCTGGAGTTCGTATGCGATTCAGTGGCTGAGCCGGGTGCCCGCCCCGGTGCCCGATCATCTGCAGGTCGCCCACACCGCCGAGGAGGCGCTGCGCACCGCCTACGCCCGCCAGGCCGCCCACGACTGGCATGAGTTCATCGCGTTCCGGGGCCGCGAACTGTGTCCGGGCGGGCGTCTGGTGGTGATGACCATGGGCATCGGTGAGGACGGCGAGTACGGCTACCGGCCGCTGCTGGCCGCGTTGACCGATTCGCTGACAGAACTCGCCGGGCGGGGGCTGGTGCGCCAGGACGAAGTGGTGCGCATGACGATTCCGACCGTGAGCAGACGTGCCGCTGATTTCATGGCGCCGTTCGCCCCGTCGGGCCGTTTCGAACGCCTGGAGATCGAACACCTCGAGATATTCGACGGTGAGGACAGGTTCTTCGCCCAGTACCGAATGGACAAGGACGCCAAGGCTTTCGGCGACAACTGGGGTCAGTTCGCAAGGGCGTCGGTGTTCCCAACGATGGTGGGCGCCCTCGACGGCGGCCGTGACGATCCGCGTGCCGGACAGTTCCTCGACCGCCTCGAGGCCGGCATCGCCGCGCGCCTGGCCGCCGCACCGGAGCAGACGCAGATCCCGCTGGCCCATCTCGTGCTGCACAAGCGGCCCAAGAACCGCTGA
- a CDS encoding MBL fold metallo-hydrolase has protein sequence MSGGPIQRVVTHGTFELDGGSWEVDNNIWVVGDDDEVIVFDAAHDAAPIVMAVGGRNVVAVICTHGHNDHVTVAPELGQALDAPVLLHPADDMLWQMTHPDKTFRAVEDGATLRAGGIELRALHTPGHSPGSVCWYAPDLGAVFSGDTLFQGGPGATGRSFSDFPTILDSISGRLGTLPGDTVVYTGHGDTTTVGDEIVNYDDWVARGH, from the coding sequence ATGAGCGGCGGACCGATCCAGCGGGTGGTCACCCACGGCACGTTCGAACTCGACGGCGGGTCCTGGGAGGTCGACAACAACATCTGGGTCGTCGGCGACGACGACGAGGTGATCGTCTTCGACGCCGCCCACGACGCGGCCCCGATCGTGATGGCCGTCGGCGGGCGCAACGTCGTCGCGGTGATCTGCACCCACGGCCACAACGACCACGTCACCGTGGCACCCGAACTCGGTCAGGCGCTCGACGCCCCGGTGCTGCTGCACCCGGCCGACGACATGCTCTGGCAGATGACCCACCCGGACAAGACGTTCCGCGCCGTCGAGGACGGTGCGACGCTGCGCGCGGGCGGGATCGAACTGCGCGCCCTGCACACCCCGGGGCACTCGCCGGGTTCGGTCTGCTGGTACGCCCCCGACCTCGGTGCGGTGTTCTCCGGGGACACCCTGTTCCAGGGCGGCCCCGGTGCCACCGGGCGGTCGTTCTCCGACTTCCCCACCATCCTCGACTCGATCTCCGGACGCCTCGGCACCCTGCCCGGGGACACCGTCGTCTACACCGGCCACGGCGACACCACCACCGTCGGCGACGAGATCGTCAACTACGACGACTGGGTGGCACGCGGCCACTGA
- a CDS encoding S-(hydroxymethyl)mycothiol dehydrogenase, which yields MSQTVRGVISRSKQQPVEVVDIVVPDPGPGEVVVDIIACGVCHTDLTYREGGINDEYPFLLGHEAAGTVESVGEGVTNVVPGDFVILNWRAVCGQCRACKRGRPHLCFDTHNAAQKMTLTDGTELTPALGIGAFADKTLVHEGQCTKVDPAADPAVAGLLGCGVMAGIGAAINTGAVGRDDTVAVIGCGGVGDAAIAGAALVGAKKIIAVDTDDKKLQWAREFGATDTINARSVDDVVEAIQELTDGFGTDVVIDAVGRPETWKQAFYARDLAGTVVLVGVPTPDMRLEMPLVDFFSRGGSLKSSWYGDCLPERDFPTLISLYLQGRLPLDKFVSERIGLDGIEDAFHKMHAGEVLRSVVVL from the coding sequence ATGAGTCAGACAGTGCGCGGGGTGATCTCCCGGTCCAAGCAGCAGCCGGTGGAAGTGGTCGACATCGTGGTCCCGGATCCGGGTCCGGGTGAGGTGGTCGTCGACATCATCGCGTGCGGGGTGTGCCACACCGATCTGACCTACCGCGAGGGCGGGATCAACGACGAGTACCCGTTCCTGTTGGGCCACGAGGCGGCCGGGACCGTGGAGTCGGTCGGCGAGGGTGTCACCAATGTGGTGCCGGGCGATTTCGTGATCCTGAACTGGCGTGCGGTGTGCGGACAGTGCCGGGCGTGTAAGCGGGGCCGCCCCCATCTGTGTTTCGACACCCACAACGCCGCGCAGAAGATGACGCTGACCGATGGCACGGAGCTGACCCCGGCGCTGGGCATCGGCGCGTTCGCCGACAAGACCCTGGTGCACGAGGGGCAGTGCACGAAGGTCGATCCGGCGGCCGATCCGGCGGTGGCCGGGCTGCTCGGCTGCGGCGTGATGGCCGGTATCGGGGCCGCGATCAACACCGGCGCGGTGGGCCGCGACGACACCGTCGCGGTGATCGGCTGCGGCGGCGTCGGTGACGCGGCGATCGCGGGTGCGGCGCTGGTCGGGGCAAAGAAGATCATCGCCGTCGACACCGACGACAAGAAGCTGCAGTGGGCGCGCGAGTTCGGCGCCACCGACACGATCAACGCCCGCAGCGTCGACGACGTGGTCGAGGCCATCCAGGAGCTCACCGACGGATTCGGCACCGACGTGGTGATCGACGCGGTCGGAAGGCCCGAGACCTGGAAGCAGGCGTTCTACGCCCGCGATCTGGCGGGAACCGTTGTGCTGGTGGGTGTTCCGACCCCGGACATGCGGTTGGAGATGCCACTGGTGGACTTCTTCTCCCGTGGCGGATCGCTGAAGTCGTCGTGGTACGGCGACTGCCTGCCCGAACGGGACTTCCCCACGCTGATCAGTCTCTATCTGCAGGGCCGGTTGCCGTTGGACAAGTTCGTCTCCGAACGCATCGGCCTCGACGGCATCGAGGACGCCTTCCACAAGATGCACGCCGGTGAGGTGCTGCGCTCAGTGGTGGTCCTGTGA